The Novosphingobium kaempferiae genome includes a window with the following:
- a CDS encoding threonine ammonia-lyase, with the protein MDQTLLNIAPADVSDAPLTAADVRAAAERISGKVVRTPTEYSATLSAITGCDIWLKFENLQFTAAYKERGALNALLQLPEERKARGVIAASAGNHAQGLSYHGTRLGVPVTIVMPKTTPTVKVMQTESVGGKVVLEGESFDEAYAHARKLEGELGLTFVHPFDDPHVAAGQGTVALEMLEDAPELDTLVLPVGGGGLSSGMGTIARDINPDIRLIGVEAQLYPSMYNLLKGTNLPIGGDTLAEGIAVIAPGLMTSKVLRPLLDEFLLVSESSVESALCLLLQIEKTLVEGAGATGLAAVINNRELFAGRKVGMVLSGGNIDTRLLANVLLRDLARSGRLARLRIGLQDRAGALFKVAKVFHEHNVNIIEVFHQRIFTHLPAKGLVTEIECEARDKQQLETLVSALRREGYEVKLVETE; encoded by the coding sequence ATGGACCAGACTCTGCTCAACATCGCTCCCGCGGACGTTTCCGACGCCCCGCTGACCGCAGCCGACGTTCGCGCGGCGGCGGAGCGAATTTCGGGCAAGGTCGTGCGCACGCCGACCGAGTACAGCGCCACGCTCAGCGCGATCACCGGCTGCGACATCTGGCTCAAGTTCGAGAACCTGCAGTTCACCGCCGCCTACAAGGAGCGCGGTGCGCTCAACGCGCTGCTGCAGCTGCCGGAAGAGCGCAAGGCCCGCGGCGTCATCGCGGCCTCGGCGGGCAACCACGCGCAGGGCCTCAGCTACCACGGCACACGCCTCGGCGTGCCTGTCACCATCGTCATGCCCAAGACCACGCCGACCGTGAAGGTCATGCAGACCGAGAGCGTCGGCGGCAAGGTCGTGCTGGAGGGCGAGAGCTTCGACGAGGCCTACGCCCACGCGCGCAAGCTGGAGGGTGAGCTTGGCCTGACCTTCGTCCACCCCTTCGACGACCCGCACGTCGCCGCCGGGCAGGGCACCGTGGCGCTGGAGATGCTGGAAGATGCCCCCGAACTGGACACGCTTGTGCTTCCGGTCGGCGGCGGCGGCCTGTCCTCGGGCATGGGCACCATCGCGCGCGACATCAACCCGGACATCCGCCTGATCGGCGTCGAGGCGCAGCTCTACCCGTCGATGTACAATCTGCTCAAGGGCACCAACCTGCCGATCGGCGGCGATACGCTGGCCGAGGGCATCGCGGTGATCGCGCCCGGGCTGATGACCTCCAAGGTGCTCCGCCCGCTGCTCGACGAGTTCCTGCTGGTCAGCGAATCGTCGGTCGAGAGCGCGCTGTGCCTGCTGCTCCAGATCGAGAAGACGCTGGTCGAGGGTGCGGGCGCCACGGGCCTTGCCGCCGTCATCAACAACCGGGAACTGTTCGCGGGCCGCAAGGTCGGCATGGTGCTTTCGGGCGGCAACATCGACACGCGCCTGCTGGCGAACGTGCTGCTGCGCGACCTCGCCCGCTCGGGCCGCCTCGCACGCCTGCGGATCGGCCTGCAGGACCGCGCCGGTGCGCTGTTCAAGGTGGCGAAGGTGTTCCACGAACACAACGTCAACATCATCGAGGTCTTCCACCAGCGCATCTTCACGCACCTGCCCGCCAAGGGTCTCGTCACCGAGATCGAGTGCGAGGCGCGCGACAAGCAGCAACTCGAAACCCTTGTCTCCGCCCTGCGGCGCGAGGGCTACGAGGTGAAGCTGGTCGAGACCGAGTAG